The Capsicum annuum cultivar UCD-10X-F1 unplaced genomic scaffold, UCD10Xv1.1 ctg4209, whole genome shotgun sequence sequence GCCATATGCTCTACTTGGATATCGCACCACAATCATAACTTCTACTGGGGCAACTCCCTACATGTTTGTTTATGGGTCGGAAGCAGTGATACCTGCGGAAGTAGAGATACCTTCATTGAGAGTCATTCAGGAGGTTGGTCTAGACGACGCTGAATAGATTCATAGCAAGATCAAGCAGTTGATGCTCATTGACGAAAAGAGATTGGATGCAGTCTGTCATGGTCAACTCTATCAAAATAGAATGACCAAAGTGTTCAACAAGAAAGTCAAGCCTCGTCGATTCACACTAGGACAGTTAGTATTGAAGAAGATATTTCCTCACCAAGGTGAAGCCAATGGAAAATTTGCAccaaattggcaaggtccttACATAGTTCACCGAGTACTCTCAGGAGGAGCAGTAATCCTAGCAGAAATGGACGGCACAGTAAGCACAAAGCCGATCAACTCAGACACCATCAAGAAGTACTATATTTGAAGACATTAGGACTAGTTGTTTCTTTgtactttttgcatttttctctaATGTAACANNNNNNNNNNNNNNNNNNNNNNNNNNNNNNNNNNNNNNNNNNNNNNNNNNNNNNNNNNNNNNNNNNNNNNNNNNNNNNNNNNNNNNNNNNNNNNNNNNNNNNNNNNNNNNNNNNNNNNNNNNNNNNNNNNNNNNNNNNNNNNNNNNNNNNNNNNNNNNNNNNNNNNNNNNNNNNNNNNNNNNNNNNNNNNNNNNNNNNNNNNNNNNNNNNNNNNNNNNNNNNNNNNNNNNNNNNNNNNNNNNNNNNNNNNNNNNNNNNNNNNNNNNNNNNNNNNNNNNNNNNNNNNNNNNNNNNNNNNNNNNNNNNNNNNNNNNNNNNNNNNNNNNNNNNNNNNNNNNNNNNNNNNNNNNNNNNNNNNNNNNNNNNNNNNNNNNNNNNNNNNNNNNNNNNNNNNNNNNNNNNNNNNNNNNNNNNNNNNNNNNNNNNNNNNNNNNNNNNNNNNNNNNNNNNNNNNNNNNNNNNNNNNNNNNNNNNNNNNNNNNNNNNNNNNNNNNNNNNNNNNNNNNNNNNNNNNNNNNNNNNNNNNNNNNNNNNNNNNNNNNNNNNNNNNNNNNNNNNNNNNNNNNNNNNNNNNNNNNNNNNNNNNNNNNNNNNNNNNNNNNNNNNNNNNNNNNNNNNNNNNNNNNNNNNNNNNNNNNNNNNNNNNNNNNNNNNNNNNNNNNNNNNNNNNNNNNNNNNNNNNNNNNNNNNNNNNNNNNNNNNNNNNNNNNNNNNNNNNNNNNNNNNNNNNNNNNNNNNNNNNNNNNNNNNNNNNNNNNNNNNNNNNNNNNNNNNNNNNNNNNNNNNNNNNNNNNNNNNNNNNNNNNNNNNNNNNNNNNNNNNNNNNNNNNNNNNNNNNNNNNNNNNNNNNNNNNNNNNNNNNNNNNNNNNNNNNNNNNNNNNNNNNNNNNNNNNNNNNNNNNNNNNNNNNNNNNNNNNNNNNNNNNNNNNNNNNNNNNNNNNNNNNNNNNNNNNNNNNNNNNNNNNNNNNNNNNNNNNNNNNNNNNNNNNNNNNNNNNNNNNNNNNNNNNNNNNNNNNNNNNNNNNNNNNNNNNNNNNNNNNNNNNNNNNNNNNNNNNNNNNNNNNNNNNNNNNNNNNNNNNNNNNNNNNNNNNNNNNNNNNNNNNNNNNNNNNNNNNNNNNNNNNNNNNNNNNNNNNNNNNNNNNNNNNNNNNNNNNNNNNNNNNNNNNNNNNNNNNNNNNNNNNNNNNNNNNNNNNNNNNNNNNNNNNNNNNNNNNNNNNNNNNNNNNNNNNNNNNNNNNNNNNNNNNNNNNNNNNNNNNNNNNNNNNNNNNNNNNNNNNNNNNNNNNNNNNNNNNNNNNNNNNNNNNNNNNNNNNNNNNNNNNNNNNNNNNNNNNNNNNNNNNNNNNNNNNNNNNNNNNNNNNNNNNNNNNNNNNNNNNNNNNNNNNNNNNNNNNNNNNNNNNNNNNNNNNNNNNNNNNNNNNNNNNNNNNNNNNNNNNNNNNNNNNNNNNNNNNNNNNNNNNNNNNNNNNNNNNNNNNNNNNNNNNNNNNNNNNNNNNNNNNNNNNNNNNNNNNNNNNNNNNNNNNNNNNNNNNNNNNNNNNNNNNNNNNNNNNNNNNNNNNNNNNNNNNNNNNNNNNNNNNNNNNNNNNNNNNNNNNNNNNNNNNNNNNNNNNNNNNNNNNNNNNNNNNNNNNNNNNNNNNNNNNNNNNNNNNNNNNNNNNNNNNNNNNNNNNNNNNNNNNNNNNNNNNNNNNNNNNNNNNNNNNNNNNNNNNNNNNNNNNNNNNNNNNNNNNNNNNNNNNNNNNNNNNNNNNNNNNNNNNNNNNNNNNNNNNNNNNNNNNNNNNNNNNNNNNNNNNNNNNNNNNNNNNNNNNNNNNNNNNNNNNNNNNNNNNNNNNNNNNNNNNNNNNNNNNNNNNNNNNNNNNNNNNNNNNNNNNNNNNNNNNNNNNNNNNNNNNNNNNNNNNNNNNNNNNNNNNNNNNNNNNNNNNNNNNNNNNNNNNNNNNNNNNNNNNNNNNNNNNNNNNNNNNNNNNNNNNNNNNNNNNNNNNNNNNNNNNNNNNNNNNNNNNNNNNNNNNNNNNNNNNNNNNNNNNNNNNNNNNNNNNNNNNNNNNNNNNNNNNNNNNNNNNNNNNNNNNNNNNNNNNNNNNNNNNNNNNNNNNNNNNNNNNNNNNNNNNNNNNNNNNNNNNNNNNNNNNNNNNNNNNNNNNNNNNNNNNNNNNNNNNNNNNNNNNNNNNNNNNNNNNNNNNNNNNNNNNNNNNNNNNNNNNNNNNNNNNNNNNNNNNNNNNNNNNNNNNNNNNNNNNNNNNNNNNNNNNNNNNNNNNNNNNNNNNNNNNNNNNNNNNNNNNNNNNNNNNNNNNNNNNNNNNNNNNNNNNNNNNNNNNNNNNNNNNNNNNNNNNNNNNNNNNNNNNNNNNNNNNNNNNNNNNNNNNNNNNNNNNNNNNNNNNNNNNNNNNNNNNNNNNNNNNNNNNNNNNNNNNNNNNNNNNNNNNNNNNNNNNNNNNNNNNNNNNNNNNNNNNNNNNNNNNNNNNNNNNNNNNNNNNNNNNNNNNNNNNNNNNNNNNNNNNNNNNNNNNNNNNNNNNNNNNNNNNNNNNNNNNNNNNNNNNNNNNNNNNNNNNNNNNNNNNNNNNNNNNNNNNNNNNNNNNNNNNNNNNNNNNNNNNNNNNNNNNNNNNNNNNNNNNNNNNNNNNNNNNNNNNNNNNNNNNNNNNNNNNNNNNNNNNNNNNNNNNNNNNNNNNNNNNNNNNNNNNNNNNNNNNNNNNNNNNNNNNNNNNNNNNNNNNNNNNNNNNNNNNNNNNNNNNNNNNNNNNNNNNNNNNNNNNNNNNNNNNNNNNNNNNNNNNNNNNNNNNNNNNNNNNNNNNNNNNNNNNNNNNNNNNNNNNNNNNNNNNNNNNNNNNNNNNNNNNNNNNNNNNNNNNNNNNNNNNNNNNNNNNNNNNNNNNNNNNNNNNNNNNNNNNNNNNNNNNNNNNNNNNNNNNNNNNNNNNNNNNNNNNNNNNNNNNNNNNNNNNNNNNNNNNNNNNNNNNNNNNNNNNNNNNNNNNNNNNNNNNNNAGCATACACTTGGAGGCTGAAAGGAAGCAGGAATTGATAAGTCTGCTTAAGCAATATATTGATGTGTTTTATTGGTCTTATGATGACATGCCCGGTTTAAGCACCGATATCGTCTCGCATCGACTGCCGACTAACCCCGCGTGTCCACCGGTGaagcaaaaaatgagaaaattcaagccCGATTTGAGTTTGAGAATCAAGGAGGAGGTAGAGATACACGACCAACAAGACTACTGTATCCATGTAGATGAAGAGCCAGATGGAAAGCCGTGGTACTACAACATTAAGAGATTACTCGGAGCAGAAGGATATCCAGAAGGCGCTACTGATAAATAGAAGAGGACTTTAAGAAGGATGGCCAATCACTTGTTCTCAATGGGGAAATCCTATATAGCAGGAATCCATACCTAGGACTGCTACGATGCGTCGATGCCATGGAGGCCAGAAGATTGTTAGAGAAGATACATATAGGAACCTGTGGACCCCACATGAATGGTTTCATCTTACGAAGAAGATTTTGAGAGCTGGATACTTTTGGATGACTATGGAGAGGGATAACATTCAATTCATGCAGAAGTGTCACCAATGTCAAGTTCATGGAGACTTTATACGAGTTCCGCCAAATGAACTCAATGTGATGGGTTCTCCTTGGCCGTTTGCTGCTTAGGGCATGGATGTTATTGGTCCCATAGAGCCTTCTGCGTCCAATGGACATCATTTTTTCTTGATCGCTATagattacttcacaaagtgggttgaggccTCAATACATAAGGTCGTAACAAAAAAGATGGTAGATGATTTTGTTCGCTACAACTTAGTCTGTCGGTTTGGAATTCTCGAGTCAATCATGACAGATAATGGAGCCAATCTTAATAGCGACCTGATGAGAGGGATTCGCAAAAGGTTTAATATCTCTCATCAAAATTCCATGGCGTATCGACCACAAATGAATGGAGCAGTTAAAGATgcaaacaagaatatcaagaggaTCTTGAGGAAGATAGCGGGCGGTGATAGGGAATGGCATGAGAAGTTACCATATGCTCTACTTGGATATTGCACCACAATCAGAACTTCTACCGGGGAAACTCCCTACATGTTGGTTTATGGGTCGGAAGTAGTGATACCTGCGGAAGTAGAGATACCTTCATTGAGAGTCATTCAGGAGGTTGGTCTAGACGATGCTAAATGGATTCGTAGCAGGATCGAGAAGTTAATGCTCATTGACGAAAAGAGATTGGATGCAGTCTGTCATGGTCAAATCTATCAAAATAGAATGATCAAGGCGTTCAACAAGAAAGTCAAGCCTCATCGATTCACACCGGAACAGTTAGTATTGAAGAAGATATTTCCTCACCAAAGTGAAGCCAAAGGAAAATTTGCAccaaattggcaaggtccttACATAGTTCACAGAGTACTCTCAGGAGGAGTAGTAATCCTCGTAGAAATGGATGGCACAGCAAGCACAAAGCCGATCAACTCAGACGTCATCAAGAAGTACTATATTTGAAGACATTAGGACTAGTTGTTTCTTTgtactttttgcatttttctctaATATAACAGAAATACGTATTAGCCTGACTTCCCATGGCGGGATACATAGGTAGCTCACATAGGGTTTGGTTTTCCTTAGAAAACCCAAAAACATCATCCTTTAATGTATTTAGAACTACGCTCGACCTGACTTCCCATGGcaggatacgtaggcaatccaCATCGGATTCGGTCCCTTCATATTTTTACCTTTCATTGTACTGAACTACGGCCTGACCTGATTCCACttggatatgtaggcagcctGAGTCAGGCCcgatcatttcattattttacttttatctttTGTATCGCACTACATTATGACCTGATTCCTATTCTTAGGATACGTAGGCAGCTTGAGTCAGGCTCGGTCACtgcattatttttacttttcccgTTGTATTCGAACTACGTACAGACCTAATTCCTGTTAAAAGGATACGTTGGCAACCTAAAAGGTTCGGTCTTACCTTTAGAAAAATCCCTTGTCGCTCAAAGTGTAGCCCCAGAATATGAGCGATCTCACCTCCAGAGTCGTCATAGCATCAACAAAGTCAAAGGAGTTCCATCTGAAGGATAAAGCTGCGAGAATCACAACGAGAAGCTGAGGCCAACGGATTTTGAAATATGTCATAATCTAAAAACGACAAAGGATTACTATNNNNNNNNNNNNNNNNNNNNNNNNNNNNNNNNNNNNNNNNNNNNNNNNNNNNNNNNNNNNNNNNNNNNNNNNNNNNNNNNNNNNNNNNNNNNNNNNNNNNGGCAACCTGAAAGGTTCGGTCTTACCTTTAGGAAAATCCCCTGTCGCACAAAGTGTAGCCCCAGAATATGAGCGATCTCACCTCCAGAGTTGTCATAGAATCAACAAAGTCAAAGGAGTTCCATCTGAAGGAAAAAGCTACGAGAATCACAACGAGGAGCTGAGGCCAACGGATTTTGAAATATGTCATAATCTAAAAACGACAAAGGATTACtatttataattaatatatacGTAATATATTTgcgaaaacatatatacatatatatatatttttcaccaTACTTTCAACTTCCCCACCTACTGAGACTCAAGGTTTGGGAGTGGTTGAGCAACCGAGGGAGTGTTGGAGAattccataaataaaaataggattCCTAAGTTGACACAAATCAACACCCCCTcccaactaagaatttttctttgagcgCAGGAAAATAAGAATTCGAAGGATACGTCAAGTCAAGCTTTGGGATAGGATCAGGGGCATCATGTGGCTTACCACCACGAAAAGAGCCAAATAGTCTTCCCTTCCTTTATTCTCTTTACATACATTGATACTAATCCTCACAAGCTTTAACagttttatttgaattctttcGCAGGTACATTTTGAAGACCCGAGTCAAAAACTAAGAAAAGAGGATCCTCATAGGAAGATTAGGTTATTTACTTGTCCCAACAAAACTCCGCCAATTGGAGCCAACCACCTAAATGCGTCGAATAACTTAGCTAATCGGAGAATCATCATCTAACTACCTCGAAAAACTCCGCAAATTGGAGAGTGTCGTCTGACTTCAATNNNNNNNNNNNNNNNNNNNNNNNNNNNNNNNNNNNNNNNNNNNNNNNNNNNNNNNNNNNNNNNNNNNNNNNNNNNNNNNNNNNNNNNNNNNNNNNNNNNNtgtatataagcaaacaaagtcGAGTTCCACATTTCGAAGACTGTACATAAGCAAGCAAAGCGATCCTCTGCCATATTAGAGGATGCGAACGAGCAATACGACTCTCTTCCATATCGGGAGTTGTGCACCGGCAAGGGGGACGCCCCGCCACAAATCAAAGAATGTATATAAGCGAAGCAACACTCTGACATATCGGAGAATCACATTTCAGCAAACAAAGCACAGTCTGCCAATCAGAGGCCCACACCATAGCAAGCGCGCAAGAAAGCCACTATCACAACAGCATCGAGTTCCAACAACAATATCGTCATCTCGTTCAGACTGAGGGCCTCTTTGAAAAATACGGGGCAATTTACTTTTGGGAAAATATCCCGCCGtcagaggctatttacattttcACCGATGAAGgttatttacatttcagccgatagaggctatttatatttcagccgacggaggctatttacattcaAGCAGCTGCTCAGCCGACGGAGGCCatttacatttcagccgacggaggctatttacatttcagccgacggaggctatcTACATTTCAGTTATTTCTCCGCCAGTCGGAGGCCCCCCCAAATGGAGAAAATACtagtttgaatatctaaactCTACTCTTtacattataatttcaatttgcAACTTTGAACAACAGGTACTTTTCACTCCTTTTACCTATTTTGCAGGAACATGCAATACAACGTGGAACTACCCTGTTAGCAGCAAATTGGGGTAAGCTAACGAAATGTCAAGCATCCCTAgctacgtttttttttttttttttttttttttccgcaACTCGACTCAAgttttcatttttataattttctttgtcaTCTCTGTGCCATCTTAATCTGGCACTGGGGCAAGTTTTGAAAAATTGTTATCTCCTTTTCTCTCAAGATCCTCAGCAGATATCATTATCCAACATCTTTTCATCCCTAACTACTTCTAACACTCCAATTTGGACTTGCACCCATATCCATTTCATTCGTGCTGAAAGTTTGTTATTGTCCCAAAGGAACTTAGTGTTACCATAATTCTATAATAgggaaaattttgataaatatcaaaattttgctACAATTCGAACTACAAATGGCCTGATTTCTTGTGGAgcccgagatatgtaggcagctaAAAAACTGGAGCCCGTCCATAATCTTTCAAACATTTTTGTTCCGTCCAATGATTTCCACACAAATCTTTGGTCCCTcaggggcaactgttgacacccaattttgactagccctttttctttaattacttTTTCGATGCTTCTTGgccctaaataattttcaaaaaattaaataataacaagatttggtatttttttttctatttctacaagttttaataaaaagggaatttatttttatttataaagctattttaataattaaacatTTGACATCATAatcacaaaatatatatcttttggtggTCGCATTTGCATCCTTTCTAACTTCACCTTTTGGGGCAATATTGTGGCCATATGTATATATCTTTACcgcataaaatatattttttaagatgtgcatgtacttgattatattcttaatttttacatatattttattacattcttatttttatacacatgtatatattgttaatattaaataaaaaaaaagatatcaaattGGGCGCTTAGACCAAATATGTCTATAATTTATATAGTaagaactaaaaaataatttttaggacCAAAAACCCTTTTCTCTCTTTTCCTCCTCCCCTTCTTCCTCATGCCAAAAATCCTAACCNNNNNNNNNNNNNNNNNNNNNNNNNNNNNNNNNNNNNNNNNNNNNNNNNNNNNNNNNNNNNNNNNNNNNNNNNNNNNNNNNNNNNNNNNNNNNNNNNNNNGCTGATAAGGGGGATTCGGCTCAACAggtcaaattcaaattcaaaaatatctttgtaccagtttttatttttgttttcaaatttggACTTGAGGTCCGAATTTGCGCCTATAAATGGTATCTTCAACACCTCTAGAGAAGTgtgaaaaaaagggagaaaaacaagaaaaaattcagATAAAGAGGTTCTGGAGGGGAAAGGCAAAAGGAAAAATCGTTCCAACCTTCACTTTCCCGTGGTCGAGTTCGTAGTTGCCGGAAAGTAACTTGATGTTAAAAGCTCGAGTTTGCTGCCCCTAAAAAGGTGCGAactccatcttttttcttcacaattcTTCATCTCATTTTGTTTTACTGCTCGGATTATGTCGTTTCTGTTGTTAGATTATGTGgcagagtcgccattctgtcGCGAGCCCTATTTCGAATCGGTTGAAACATGACACGACGTatgcatttaaaaaataataaagtttctTTATATTATCACAATTATAAAAAGACtgtttttttatcttaaaatatcTACGTAATATATGAACAATAATTACATTACTCCCTTGATACGTGGTAGCATCACGCTTCCTATGTCTTAacccctttttttaaaaataaaaaataaaatatatatatatataataaagtttTCTTATCACTGTTTAAAGCAAatagcaaataaaaaaaaattcctaacATTTTCCTAAACTAAGCGTAAGGAATATCTTTGGATAGGATCTaaggggtgcctaacatcttcccctcgagtaaccaaaacccttactcGGAATCTCAAGATGTTTTCGATAGACTAAAACAGAGTTTTACAATAAAAAATGTTTTTTACCTAATcttcctaaaaagttaggtggcgactctaaatataaatttttaatccCAAGAGTCACTACATACCACCATACGTCGTGTGCTGTTTCGATCGATTCGAAATAAGGCTCGACAcgacttagagtgatcgatcgccgactctgaTCGGGAGTAacacagtaccgtctcatcatgcaattgccaaaagatcaaattaaatttgtagttgaccctatgagaactcacattcaattaaggtattagtctaacatatgaactcaattgaattatatataaacaaatgttcaacctattgcaacagatgtcttttctgttagatcaaatcaaacagattatataatctgttgcaacatattgttcatttgttgtaaactatcaaacagattaagtcatttattgcgacagatcatgaatctgttgtaaactatcaaacagattaagtcatttgttgcgacagattacccatctgttgtaaattatcaaataggtattgtcatctattgtatttgacattatgagaactcacccctagtcctagattaatcaactaaggtattagttgaacatatgaggtagtaagaattggttcggctcagagtaatcgatcgatgactcttgttgGGAGGAACGTagtcccgtctcatcatgcatttgctaaaagactcaattgaagttgtagttgaccctatgagaactcacccctagtaccagattattcaattaagatattaattgaacatacgaggtagtaagaatcggttcgtctcagagtgatcgatcgataactcttgccgggaggaatgcagtaccgtctcatcatgcaattgccaaaaaactcaattaaagttgtagttaagcctttgtgctcattcatccatccctaattccacctagatcaatgtaggtactattattaatcttaacattaagttaatgagaacacatttcaactcagagtgatcgatcgacgactcgggtcgggatgaacgtaatactaacaccatgcaaatgcaacgactcaattggatttgtagttgaccctatgagctcatttattcatccctcgTCCCACCTATATCGATGTAGgaactattattaatcttaacattaagttaatgaggagctcattctttcatccctagttcatcctaaatctattgcaatgaaatctgttgcaaaaaaCAACTGagttgttggagaatttcaaacagataacaatatctgttgcaacagatgacatttcttatttaattatcaaatagacatttgcatttgTTATGAaggatgactgagctgttggaaattttcaaatagatattgatatctgttgtaacagatgacgttttttatttagttatcaaatgacatttccatctgttgtcacagatgaatGAGTTGTTaggatttctcaaacagatatctaaatctattgcaacagacgtcatatctgtttgaaaatctttttattttcttttagttttaaagcAAGCTattgtccgagtagataaagtagtagtactactaaaggcagtaaaaaatatttcttggatgtAATAtcccatatgtttctaagcaaggaagtgaaccatttttcctacgtatgaaacctcctatcctgtaatttatatttgagtacatgtcttacaatgagtatcctagcgataagatagcttattatgtgttaagcatgttcatatgagtcatttaaggtaatgcaagctgagagtttttgaatccatcaagttttagtgttcgattttgcaaaggtcatctttgaacaagaatacctcgatgtatatgtggtattttggaagatttaggcccaccaaattgtagagaattaaattatctttccaacgataccaattttaccaaaatttgacacccgagcaaggagttatggccttACAAAGTGGAGTGCGACGCAtaacaatcgcacatggctactggatcAAGTGTGCGATAGGTTGTGCGGTGCACACCCTCAAGAATGCGATAGGATGTGCAACGCACACCTAGGCTTGTGTGATAACATATGTGTCGCACACCATAGCATGTGCGATGAGGTGTACGACGCACACTTACGATTTTAGCAACGAAAACACTTAGTTTTGGagttattttaaggataattaagtcttttgacactccttacacgtccctaaacttaaccctatgaaatatatagctcctaatcacattacaaccctattaacatctgaAGTTCATTATCCAAAAGCacaaataggagaaaaacaactagggttgcactattaagcttgaagatccaatttcaaggaaattcctccgtcaatcatcaagaatcttccttctaaggtatgcgtagtgttcatccacgaattcctttcgtccgtggagtttaagaatcaatctttgattactaaatcatgaatgttttgtggtgatatggttatattcatgttgttgtttgttgtttgtgctatagagtggGAAATTGACGAATTTTCATGAAGAttatgatcatgtagttggaacccatgaattttggtggattaatgtggtgtaaatttattaatacacctatgccttaaagagtacATGCAAGGTGtatgataaaatacctaagagactagaaattattcAATATAGCTAAGTAGAAcccaaatgacaagtccataaTCTATCcattatgactcaacatgaattccatgcaaattattatgtattgttgttatgctatggaatgctcatgaaattagaaTCATGCAATTATGTACATATTATATGCATTATctttcatgatcaagaatatgaAATCATGTGTAGCGtggaatcccctacttatggtattatgaattgtgaatgttattcctatgatcaagaagtgtcagtttccttccatcgagtcctgggggtacttatacccgaaaaatatagttgtgtgcctagagcgatgtcatgttatcacgatgctctcagttagtcctcagaactcagtacgttcactagtatcagttcagttaactcagtccaacctagttcagctaatcagttcagtttagtcaatcagttcagctcagttaatcagtttagagtctttcagttgggagttggaacTAGCACTAAGCGAGTATGGGGATGGCGGtttccccgttagagaggtagagtcgttagcagcaatccctgtacttcagaactgtgtagccagcataggtccaggagtcacccatcagattaaggctagACTTGACTATTATTTATTGCCTTAAGCTTGGATTCCTGTTCaaggtcacccgtcagagaggcttgaccatagcataggTCTCTACCCGTGACACGCTATTGacgcccttccagctggggttacaggttggaccccactagtcagattaggggcatgtcagttaggtgagaactcccacagttatagtttcagtatcaatcttcagagtagaaatcagaaatcaggactgtcagatacagtcatcaatctcagtaaggaactcaaatagttccacagattcaa is a genomic window containing:
- the LOC107852898 gene encoding uncharacterized protein LOC107852898 — its product is MVDDFVRYNLVCRFGILESIMTDNGANLNSDLMRGIRKRFNISHQNSMAYRPQMNGAVKDANKNIKRILRKIAGGDREWHEKLPYALLGYCTTIRTSTGETPYMLVYGSEVVIPAEVEIPSLRVIQEVGLDDAKWIRSRIEKLMLIDEKRLDAVCHGQIYQNRMIKAFNKKVKPHRFTPEQLVLKKIFPHQSEAKGKFAPNWQGPYIVHRVLSGGVVILVEMDGTASTKPINSDVIKKYYI